From the Carassius auratus strain Wakin unplaced genomic scaffold, ASM336829v1 scaf_tig00214413, whole genome shotgun sequence genome, one window contains:
- the LOC113091972 gene encoding actin-related protein 2/3 complex subunit 1B-like produces MSYHSFLLEPISCHAWNKDRTQIALCPNNHEVHIYKKDGSNWNKIHVLKEHNGQVTGIDWAPESNRIVTCGTDRNAYVWTLKGDAWKPTLVILRINRAARCVKWSPKENKFAVGSGSRLISVCYFEQDNDWWVCKHIKKPIRSTILCLDWHPNNVLLAAGSCDFKCRIFSAYIKEVEEKPAPTAWGSKMPFGEVMFESTGTAGWVHGVCFSDSGNRVAWASHDSTVAVAEGGKTAVCASLTSETLPLLCVTFITENSLVAAGHDCYPVLFVYDSNKAALSFGGKLDIPKQSAQKGMSARERFQNLDKKATTDSKEAVLESVHKNSISQISILNGGKAQCAKFCTTGMDGGMTIWDVKTLESAMKDLKIV; encoded by the exons ATGTCTTATCACAGTTTTCTTCTTGAACCTATCAGCTGCCATGCCTGGAACAAGGACCGAACTC AAATTGCACTGTGTCCTAATAACCATGAAGTCCATATCTACAAGAAAGACGGAAGCAACTGGAACAAAATCCATGTGCTGAAAGAGCACAATGGCCAGGTTACTG GCATTGACTGGGCCCCAGAGAGCAATCGTATCGTGACCTGTGGCACTGACCGCAATGCATACGTCTGGACCCTGAAGGGGGACGCATGGAAGCCCACCCTGGTCATTCTCAGGATCAACCGTGCCGCCCGCTGTGTGAAATGGTCTCCTAAAGAAAACAAGTTTGCAGTGGGCAGTGGCTCACGTCTGATCTCAGTCTGCTATTTTGAGCAGGATAATGACTG GTGGGTGTGCAAGCACATTAAGAAGCCCATCCGCTCCACCATCCTTTGTTTGGACTGGCACCCCAACAACGTCCTTTTGGCAGCTGGATCAtgtgactttaaatgcag GATCTTTTCTGCTTACATAAAGGAAGTAGAAGAGAAGCCTGCTCCAACAGCATGGGGCTCTAAAATGCCCTTTGGAGAGGTCATGTTCGAATCTACTGGAACCGCAGGTTGGGTACACGGTGTCTGTTTCTCGGACAGCGGCAATCGTGTGGCCTGGGCCAGCCATGACAGCACTGTGGCAGTGGCTGAGGGAGGAAAGACTGCTGT CTGTGCCAGTCTGACTTCAGAAACCTTGCCTCTTCTGTGCGTGACTTTCATTACTGAGAACAGCCTAGTGGCAGCT GGCCATGACTGCTACCCTGTGTTGTTTGTCTATGATTCGAACAAAGCAGCCTTGTCTTTTGGAGGGAAACTCGACATACCCAAACAGAGTGCTCAGAAGGGCATGTCAGCCAGAGAACGCTTCCAGAACCTGGATAAGAAAGCCACCACTGACAGCAAAGAAGCTGTCCTGGAGTCTGTGCACAAGAACAGCATCAG CCAAATCTCCATTCTTAATGGAGGAAAAGCACAGTGTGCCAAATTCTGCACCACTGGTATGGACGGAGGCATGACTATTTGGGATGTAAAG ACCCTTGAATCTGCAATGAAGGACCTCAAGATTGTCTAG
- the LOC113091974 gene encoding actin-related protein 2/3 complex subunit 1A, protein MSLHQFLLEPITCHAWNRDRTQLAISPNNHEVHIYKKSGNQWVKAHELKEHNGHITGIDWAPKSDRIVTCGADRNAYVWSQKDGLWKPTLVILRINRAATFVKWSPLENKFAVGSGARLISVCYFESENDWWVSKHIKKPIRSTVLSLDWHPNNVLLAAGSCDFKCRVFSAYIKEVDEKPAPTPWGSKMPFGQVMSEFGGAGSGGWVHSVCFSASGNKLAWVSHDSTVTVVDPTISSTPSQLKTEFLALLSVTFVSENNIVAAGHDCCPMLFSFDDGGNLTFISKLDIPKQSIQRNISAMERFRNMDKRATTEDRNSTLETLHQNSITQVSIYEGDKRDCRKFCTTGIDGAMTIWDFKTLESSIQGLRIM, encoded by the exons ATGTCACTTCACCAGTTTTTGTTGGAGCCAATCACATGCCATGCGTGGAACCGGGACAGGACCC AACTTGCTATAAGTCCAAACAACCATGAGGTCCATATATACAAGAAAAGTGGAAATCAGTGGGTGAAAGCTCACGAATTAAAAGAGCACAATGGACACATCACAG gCATTGATTGGGCTCCTAAAAGTGATCGCATTGTGACCTGTGGAGCTGACCGTAATGCTTATGTATGGAGTCAAAAGGACGGTTTGTGGAAACCCACCCTTGTTATTCTCAGGATCAACCGCGCTGCCACGTTTGTGAAATGGTCTCCGCTAGAGAACAAGTTTGCAGTGGGGAGTGGAGCACGACTCATATCTGTTTGCTACTTTGAGTCTGAAAATGATTG gtGGGTTAGTAAACACATCAAGAAGCCCATCCGTTCAACTGTCCTCAGTTTAGACTGGCATCCAAATAATGTGCTTCTGGCAGCTGGGTCATGTGACTTCAAATGCAG GGTATTCTCTGCGTACATCAAGGAGGTGGATGAAAAACCAGCTCCAACCCCATGGGGGTCCAAGATGCCCTTTGGGCAGGTGATGTCAGAGTTTGGCGGGGCAGGAAGCGGAGGATGGGTTCACAGCGTCTGTTTCTCAGCCAGTGGGAACAAACTGGCGTGGGTCAGCCATGACAGCACTGTCACTGTAGTGGACCCCACAATAAGCTCAAC GCCAAGCCAGTTGAAGACCGAATTCCTTGCCCTTCTGAGTGTGACTTTTGTTTCTGAGAACAACATTGTGGCAGCA GGTCACGATTGCTGCCCTATGCTGTTCAGTTTTGATGATGGTGGAAACTTGACCTTCATTTCCAAGCTGGACATTCCAAAGCAGAGCATCCAGCGCAACATTTCTGCCATGGAGCGCTTCCGCAACATGGACAAGAGGGCCACCACTGAGGACCGCAATAGCACCCTAGAAACCCTGCATCAGAACAGCATCAC cCAAGTGTCTATATATGAAGGAGACAAAAGAGATTGTCGCAAATTCTGCACTACGGGAATTGACGGAGCAATGACCATATGGGATTTCAag ACCTTAGAGTCTTCAATCCAAGGCCTGCGGATCATGTAA